One window of the Felis catus isolate Fca126 chromosome E3, F.catus_Fca126_mat1.0, whole genome shotgun sequence genome contains the following:
- the TAOK2 gene encoding serine/threonine-protein kinase TAO2 isoform X3, translating to MPAGGRAGSLKDPDVAELFFKDDPEKLFSDLREIGHGSFGAVYFARDVRNSEVVAIKKMSYSGKQSNEKWQDIIKEVRFLQKLRHPNTIQYRGCYLREHTAWLVMEYCLGSASDLLEVHKKPLQEVEIAAVTHGALQGLAYLHSHNMIHRDVKAGNILLSEPGLVKLGDFGSASIMAPANSFVGTPYWMAPEVILAMDEGQYDGKVDVWSLGITCIELAERKPPLFNMNAMSALYHIAQNESPVLQSGHWSEYFRNFVDSCLQKIPQDRPTSEVLLKHRFVLRERPPTVIMDLIQRTKDAVRELDNLQYRKMKKILFQEAPNGPGAEAPEEEEPAPCPQEAEPYMHRAGTLTSLESSHSVPSMSISASSQSSSVNSLADASDNEEEEEEEEEEEEEEEGPEAREMAMMQEGEHTVTSHSSIIHRLPGSDNLYDDPYQPEMTPGPLQPPAAPAPTSTTSSARRRAYCRNRDHFATIRTASLVSRQIQEHEQDSALREQLSGYKRMRRQHQKQLLALESRLRGEREEHSARLQRELEAQRAGFGAEAEKLSRRHQAIGEKEARAAQAEERKFQQHILGQQKKELAALLEAQKRTYKLRKEQLKEELQENPSTPKREKAEWLLRQKEQLQQCQAEEEAGLLRRQRQYFELQCRQYKRKMLLARHSLDQDLLREDLNKKQTQKDLECALLLRQHEATRELELRQLQAVQRTRAELTRLQHQTELGNQLEYNKRREQELRQKHAAQVRQQPKSLKSKELQIKKQFQETCKIQTRQYKALRAHLLETTPKAQHKSLLKRLKEEQTRKLAILAEQYDQSISEMLSSQALRLDETQEAEFQALRQQLQQELELLNAYQSKIKIRTESQHERELRELEQRVALRRALLEQRVEEELLALQTGRSERIRSLLERQAREIEAFDAESMRLGFSSMALGGIPAEAAAQGYPAPPPAPAWPSRPVPRSGAHWSHGPPPPGMPPPAWRQPSLLAPPGPPNWLGPPTQSGTPRGGALLLLRNSPQPLRRAASGGSGSDNVGPPAAAVPGPLSRSTSVASHILNGSSHFYS from the exons CTGGTGATGGAGTATTGCCTGGGCTCAGCTTCTGACCTTCTAGAAG TGCACAAGAAGCCCCTTCAGGAGGTGGAGATTGCAGCTGTGACCCATGGGGCCCTTCAGGGCCTGGCTTACCTGCACTCCCACAACATGATCCATAG GGATGTGAAGGCTGGAAACATCTTGCTATCAGAGCCAGGCTTGGTGAAGCTAGGGGACTTCGGCTCTGCATCTATCATGGCACCCGCCAACTCCTTTGTGGGCACCCCGTACTG GATGGCTCCAGAGGTGATCCTTGCAATGGATGAGGGGCAGTACGATGGCAAAGTGGATGTCTGGTCCTTGGGGATAACCTGCATCGAGCTGG CGGAACGGAAACCACCGCTGTTTAACATGAATGCGATGAGTGCCTTATACCACATTGCACAGAACGAGTCCCCCGTGCTCCAGTCAGGACACTG GTCTGAGTACTTCCGGAATTTTGTTGACTCCTGTCTTCAGAAAATCCCTCAAGACAGACCAACCTCAGAGGTTCTTCTGAAG CACCGCTTTGTGCTCCGGGAGCGGCCACCCACAGTCATCATGGACCTGATCCAGAGGACCAAGGATGCCGTGCGGGAGCTGGACAATTTGCAGTACCGAAAGATGAAGAAGATACTGTTCCAAGAAGCACCCAATGGCCCTGGTGCTGAagccccagaggaggaggag CCTGCGCCCTGTCCACAGGAGGCCGAGCCCTACATGCACCGGGCTGGGACGCTGACCAGTCTAGAGAGTAGCCACTCAGTGCCAAGCATGTCCATCAGCGCCTCCAGCCAGAGCAGTTCAGTCAATAGCCTAGCTGATGCCTCGGACAacgaggaggaagaggaggaggaggaagaggaagaggaggaagaggaaggcccTGAAGCCCGAGAGATGGCCATGATGCAAGAAGGGGAGCATACAGTTACCTCCCATAGTTCCATCATCCACCGACTGCCG GGTTCTGACAACTTGTATGATGACCCCTACCAGCCGGAGATGACCCCAGGTCCTCTCCAGCCACCCGCAGCCCCAGCTCCCACCTCTACCACCTCTTCTGCCCGCCGCCGGGCCTACTGCCGCAACAGGGATCACTTTGCCACCATCCGTACTGCCTCCCTG GTCAGCCGTCAGATCCAGGAGCATGAGCAGGACTCAGCCCTGCGGGAGCAGCTGAGTGGCTATAAGCGGATGCGACGACAGCACCAGAAACAGCTGCTGGCCTTGGAGTCACGGCTGAGGGGTGAACGTGAGGAGCATAGCGCACGGCTACAGCGGGAGCTTGAGGCACAGCGGGCCGGCTTTGGGGCTGAGGCAGAAAAACTGTCCCGGCGGCACCAGGCCATTGGTGAGAAGGAGGCACGAGCCGCCCAGGCCGAGGAGCGAAAGTTCCAGCAGCACATCCTTGGGCAGCAGAAGAAAGAGCTAGCGGCCCTGCTGGAGGCACAGAAGCGAACCTACAAACTTCGGAAGGAGCAGCTAAAGGAG GAGCTCCAGGAGAACCCCAGCACACCCAAGCGGGAGAAGGCCGAGTGGCTTCTGCGGCAGAAGGAGCAACTCCAGCAGTgccaggcagaggaggaggcGGGGCTGCTGCGGCGACAGCGTCAGTACTTTGAGCTTCAGTGTCGCCAGTATAAGCGCAAGATGCTGCTGGCCCGTCACAGCCTGGACCAGGACCTGCTGCGGGAG GATTTGAACAAGAAGCAGACCCAGAAGGACTTGGAGTGTGCGTTGCTGCTGCGGCAGCATGAGGCCACGCGAGAGCTGGAGCTACGGCAGCTCCAGGCTGTCCAGCGCACACGGGCCGAACTCACCCGCCTGCAGCACCAGACAGAGCTGGGCAACCAGCTGGAGTACAACAAGCGGCGTGAGCAAGAGTTGCGGCAGAAGCATGCAGCCCAGGTTCGCCAGCAGCCCAAGAGCCTCAAA TCTAAGGAGCTGCAGATCAAGAAGCAGTTCCAGGAGACGTGTAAGATCCAGACTCGGCAGTACAAGGCCCTGCGGGCACACTTGCTGGAGACCACACCCAAAGCTCAGCACAAGAGCCTCCTTAAGCGGCTCAAGGAAGAACAGACCCGCAAGCTGGCGATTCTAGCCGAGCAGTATGACCAGTCCATCTCAGAGATGCTCAGCTCGCAGGCG CTACGGCTTGATGAGACCCAGGAGGCAGAATTCCAGGCCCTTCGGCAGCAGCTGCAGCAGGAGCTGGAGCTGCTAAACGCCTACCAGAGCAAGATCAAGATCCGTACCGAGAGCCAGCATGAGCGGGAGCTGCGGGAGCTGGAGCAGAGGGTGGCTCTGAGGCGGGCGCTCCTGGAGCAGCGG GTGGAAGAGGAGCTGCTGGCCTTGCAGACAGGGCGCTCCGAGCGAATCCGGAGTTTGCTCGAGCGGCAGGCCCGTGAGATCGAGGCTTTCGATGCTGAGAGCATGAGGCTGGGCTTCTCCAGTATGGCTCTGGGGGGCATCCCAGCCGAGGCTGCTGCACAGGGCTATCCTGCtccacctcctgcccctgcctggccCTCCCGTCCTGTTCCCCGATCAGGGGCACACTGGAGCCATGGCCCTCCTCCACCGGGCATGCCCCCCCCAGCCTGGCGTCAGCCCTCTCTGCTGGCTCCTCCGGGTCCCCCAAACTGGCTGGGGCCCCCCACACAGAGTGGGACACCTCGTGGTGGAGCCCTGCTGCTGCTAAGAAACAGCCCTCAGCCCCTGCGGCGGGCAGCCTCAGGGGGCAGTGGCAGCGACAACGTGGGCCCACCTGCTGCTGCAGTGCCTGGGCCTCTGAGCCGTAGCACCAGTGTCGCTTCCCACATCCTCAATGGTTCCTCCCACTTCTATTCCTGA
- the TAOK2 gene encoding serine/threonine-protein kinase TAO2 isoform X4 has translation MPAGGRAGSLKDPDVAELFFKDDPEKLFSDLREIGHGSFGAVYFARDVRNSEVVAIKKMSYSGKQSNEKWQDIIKEVRFLQKLRHPNTIQYRGCYLREHTAWLVMEYCLGSASDLLEVHKKPLQEVEIAAVTHGALQGLAYLHSHNMIHRDVKAGNILLSEPGLVKLGDFGSASIMAPANSFVGTPYWMAPEVILAMDEGQYDGKVDVWSLGITCIELAERKPPLFNMNAMSALYHIAQNESPVLQSGHWSEYFRNFVDSCLQKIPQDRPTSEVLLKHRFVLRERPPTVIMDLIQRTKDAVRELDNLQYRKMKKILFQEAPNGPGAEAPEEEEEAEPYMHRAGTLTSLESSHSVPSMSISASSQSSSVNSLADASDNEEEEEEEEEEEEEEEGPEAREMAMMQEGEHTVTSHSSIIHRLPGSDNLYDDPYQPEMTPGPLQPPAAPAPTSTTSSARRRAYCRNRDHFATIRTASLVSRQIQEHEQDSALREQLSGYKRMRRQHQKQLLALESRLRGEREEHSARLQRELEAQRAGFGAEAEKLSRRHQAIGEKEARAAQAEERKFQQHILGQQKKELAALLEAQKRTYKLRKEQLKEELQENPSTPKREKAEWLLRQKEQLQQCQAEEEAGLLRRQRQYFELQCRQYKRKMLLARHSLDQDLLREDLNKKQTQKDLECALLLRQHEATRELELRQLQAVQRTRAELTRLQHQTELGNQLEYNKRREQELRQKHAAQVRQQPKSLKSKELQIKKQFQETCKIQTRQYKALRAHLLETTPKAQHKSLLKRLKEEQTRKLAILAEQYDQSISEMLSSQALRLDETQEAEFQALRQQLQQELELLNAYQSKIKIRTESQHERELRELEQRVALRRALLEQRVEEELLALQTGRSERIRSLLERQAREIEAFDAESMRLGFSSMALGGIPAEAAAQGYPAPPPAPAWPSRPVPRSGAHWSHGPPPPGMPPPAWRQPSLLAPPGPPNWLGPPTQSGTPRGGALLLLRNSPQPLRRAASGGSGSDNVGPPAAAVPGPLSRSTSVASHILNGSSHFYS, from the exons CTGGTGATGGAGTATTGCCTGGGCTCAGCTTCTGACCTTCTAGAAG TGCACAAGAAGCCCCTTCAGGAGGTGGAGATTGCAGCTGTGACCCATGGGGCCCTTCAGGGCCTGGCTTACCTGCACTCCCACAACATGATCCATAG GGATGTGAAGGCTGGAAACATCTTGCTATCAGAGCCAGGCTTGGTGAAGCTAGGGGACTTCGGCTCTGCATCTATCATGGCACCCGCCAACTCCTTTGTGGGCACCCCGTACTG GATGGCTCCAGAGGTGATCCTTGCAATGGATGAGGGGCAGTACGATGGCAAAGTGGATGTCTGGTCCTTGGGGATAACCTGCATCGAGCTGG CGGAACGGAAACCACCGCTGTTTAACATGAATGCGATGAGTGCCTTATACCACATTGCACAGAACGAGTCCCCCGTGCTCCAGTCAGGACACTG GTCTGAGTACTTCCGGAATTTTGTTGACTCCTGTCTTCAGAAAATCCCTCAAGACAGACCAACCTCAGAGGTTCTTCTGAAG CACCGCTTTGTGCTCCGGGAGCGGCCACCCACAGTCATCATGGACCTGATCCAGAGGACCAAGGATGCCGTGCGGGAGCTGGACAATTTGCAGTACCGAAAGATGAAGAAGATACTGTTCCAAGAAGCACCCAATGGCCCTGGTGCTGAagccccagaggaggaggag GAGGCCGAGCCCTACATGCACCGGGCTGGGACGCTGACCAGTCTAGAGAGTAGCCACTCAGTGCCAAGCATGTCCATCAGCGCCTCCAGCCAGAGCAGTTCAGTCAATAGCCTAGCTGATGCCTCGGACAacgaggaggaagaggaggaggaggaagaggaagaggaggaagaggaaggcccTGAAGCCCGAGAGATGGCCATGATGCAAGAAGGGGAGCATACAGTTACCTCCCATAGTTCCATCATCCACCGACTGCCG GGTTCTGACAACTTGTATGATGACCCCTACCAGCCGGAGATGACCCCAGGTCCTCTCCAGCCACCCGCAGCCCCAGCTCCCACCTCTACCACCTCTTCTGCCCGCCGCCGGGCCTACTGCCGCAACAGGGATCACTTTGCCACCATCCGTACTGCCTCCCTG GTCAGCCGTCAGATCCAGGAGCATGAGCAGGACTCAGCCCTGCGGGAGCAGCTGAGTGGCTATAAGCGGATGCGACGACAGCACCAGAAACAGCTGCTGGCCTTGGAGTCACGGCTGAGGGGTGAACGTGAGGAGCATAGCGCACGGCTACAGCGGGAGCTTGAGGCACAGCGGGCCGGCTTTGGGGCTGAGGCAGAAAAACTGTCCCGGCGGCACCAGGCCATTGGTGAGAAGGAGGCACGAGCCGCCCAGGCCGAGGAGCGAAAGTTCCAGCAGCACATCCTTGGGCAGCAGAAGAAAGAGCTAGCGGCCCTGCTGGAGGCACAGAAGCGAACCTACAAACTTCGGAAGGAGCAGCTAAAGGAG GAGCTCCAGGAGAACCCCAGCACACCCAAGCGGGAGAAGGCCGAGTGGCTTCTGCGGCAGAAGGAGCAACTCCAGCAGTgccaggcagaggaggaggcGGGGCTGCTGCGGCGACAGCGTCAGTACTTTGAGCTTCAGTGTCGCCAGTATAAGCGCAAGATGCTGCTGGCCCGTCACAGCCTGGACCAGGACCTGCTGCGGGAG GATTTGAACAAGAAGCAGACCCAGAAGGACTTGGAGTGTGCGTTGCTGCTGCGGCAGCATGAGGCCACGCGAGAGCTGGAGCTACGGCAGCTCCAGGCTGTCCAGCGCACACGGGCCGAACTCACCCGCCTGCAGCACCAGACAGAGCTGGGCAACCAGCTGGAGTACAACAAGCGGCGTGAGCAAGAGTTGCGGCAGAAGCATGCAGCCCAGGTTCGCCAGCAGCCCAAGAGCCTCAAA TCTAAGGAGCTGCAGATCAAGAAGCAGTTCCAGGAGACGTGTAAGATCCAGACTCGGCAGTACAAGGCCCTGCGGGCACACTTGCTGGAGACCACACCCAAAGCTCAGCACAAGAGCCTCCTTAAGCGGCTCAAGGAAGAACAGACCCGCAAGCTGGCGATTCTAGCCGAGCAGTATGACCAGTCCATCTCAGAGATGCTCAGCTCGCAGGCG CTACGGCTTGATGAGACCCAGGAGGCAGAATTCCAGGCCCTTCGGCAGCAGCTGCAGCAGGAGCTGGAGCTGCTAAACGCCTACCAGAGCAAGATCAAGATCCGTACCGAGAGCCAGCATGAGCGGGAGCTGCGGGAGCTGGAGCAGAGGGTGGCTCTGAGGCGGGCGCTCCTGGAGCAGCGG GTGGAAGAGGAGCTGCTGGCCTTGCAGACAGGGCGCTCCGAGCGAATCCGGAGTTTGCTCGAGCGGCAGGCCCGTGAGATCGAGGCTTTCGATGCTGAGAGCATGAGGCTGGGCTTCTCCAGTATGGCTCTGGGGGGCATCCCAGCCGAGGCTGCTGCACAGGGCTATCCTGCtccacctcctgcccctgcctggccCTCCCGTCCTGTTCCCCGATCAGGGGCACACTGGAGCCATGGCCCTCCTCCACCGGGCATGCCCCCCCCAGCCTGGCGTCAGCCCTCTCTGCTGGCTCCTCCGGGTCCCCCAAACTGGCTGGGGCCCCCCACACAGAGTGGGACACCTCGTGGTGGAGCCCTGCTGCTGCTAAGAAACAGCCCTCAGCCCCTGCGGCGGGCAGCCTCAGGGGGCAGTGGCAGCGACAACGTGGGCCCACCTGCTGCTGCAGTGCCTGGGCCTCTGAGCCGTAGCACCAGTGTCGCTTCCCACATCCTCAATGGTTCCTCCCACTTCTATTCCTGA
- the TAOK2 gene encoding serine/threonine-protein kinase TAO2 isoform X2, translating to MPAGGRAGSLKDPDVAELFFKDDPEKLFSDLREIGHGSFGAVYFARDVRNSEVVAIKKMSYSGKQSNEKWQDIIKEVRFLQKLRHPNTIQYRGCYLREHTAWLVMEYCLGSASDLLEVHKKPLQEVEIAAVTHGALQGLAYLHSHNMIHRDVKAGNILLSEPGLVKLGDFGSASIMAPANSFVGTPYWMAPEVILAMDEGQYDGKVDVWSLGITCIELAERKPPLFNMNAMSALYHIAQNESPVLQSGHWSEYFRNFVDSCLQKIPQDRPTSEVLLKHRFVLRERPPTVIMDLIQRTKDAVRELDNLQYRKMKKILFQEAPNGPGAEAPEEEEEAEPYMHRAGTLTSLESSHSVPSMSISASSQSSSVNSLADASDNEEEEEEEEEEEEEEEGPEAREMAMMQEGEHTVTSHSSIIHRLPGSDNLYDDPYQPEMTPGPLQPPAAPAPTSTTSSARRRAYCRNRDHFATIRTASLVSRQIQEHEQDSALREQLSGYKRMRRQHQKQLLALESRLRGEREEHSARLQRELEAQRAGFGAEAEKLSRRHQAIGEKEARAAQAEERKFQQHILGQQKKELAALLEAQKRTYKLRKEQLKEELQENPSTPKREKAEWLLRQKEQLQQCQAEEEAGLLRRQRQYFELQCRQYKRKMLLARHSLDQDLLREDLNKKQTQKDLECALLLRQHEATRELELRQLQAVQRTRAELTRLQHQTELGNQLEYNKRREQELRQKHAAQVRQQPKSLKVRAGQRPPGLPLPIPGALGPPSTGTPREEQPCSSGQEAVLNQRILGEEEEEEAVPERRILGKEGATLEPEEQRILGEESGTPSPNPQKHSLIDEEGWGLPEEEIEELRVPSLAPQERSIVGQEAAGEWRLWEKQDGSLLDEEFELGWIPGPALTPVPEEDEEEEEGAPIRTPRDPGDGCPSPDIPPEPPPTRLRHGPISQLPGLLSHGLLAGLSFAVGSSSGLLPLLLLLLLPLLAAQGGGGLQAALLALEVGLVGLGASYLLLCTALHLPPSLFLLLAQGTALGAVLGLSWRRGLMGVPLGLGAAWLLAWPGLALPLAALAAGGKWVRQQGPRMRRGISRLWLRALLRLSPVAFCALQGCGAVGDRGLFALYPKTNKDGFRSRLPVPGPRRGNPRTARHPLALLARFWTLCKGWNWRLARASQGLASHLPPWAIHTLASWGLLRGERPSRIPRLLPRSQRRLVPSASRQSAPGTLIGRRSRPRQSRALPPWR from the exons CTGGTGATGGAGTATTGCCTGGGCTCAGCTTCTGACCTTCTAGAAG TGCACAAGAAGCCCCTTCAGGAGGTGGAGATTGCAGCTGTGACCCATGGGGCCCTTCAGGGCCTGGCTTACCTGCACTCCCACAACATGATCCATAG GGATGTGAAGGCTGGAAACATCTTGCTATCAGAGCCAGGCTTGGTGAAGCTAGGGGACTTCGGCTCTGCATCTATCATGGCACCCGCCAACTCCTTTGTGGGCACCCCGTACTG GATGGCTCCAGAGGTGATCCTTGCAATGGATGAGGGGCAGTACGATGGCAAAGTGGATGTCTGGTCCTTGGGGATAACCTGCATCGAGCTGG CGGAACGGAAACCACCGCTGTTTAACATGAATGCGATGAGTGCCTTATACCACATTGCACAGAACGAGTCCCCCGTGCTCCAGTCAGGACACTG GTCTGAGTACTTCCGGAATTTTGTTGACTCCTGTCTTCAGAAAATCCCTCAAGACAGACCAACCTCAGAGGTTCTTCTGAAG CACCGCTTTGTGCTCCGGGAGCGGCCACCCACAGTCATCATGGACCTGATCCAGAGGACCAAGGATGCCGTGCGGGAGCTGGACAATTTGCAGTACCGAAAGATGAAGAAGATACTGTTCCAAGAAGCACCCAATGGCCCTGGTGCTGAagccccagaggaggaggag GAGGCCGAGCCCTACATGCACCGGGCTGGGACGCTGACCAGTCTAGAGAGTAGCCACTCAGTGCCAAGCATGTCCATCAGCGCCTCCAGCCAGAGCAGTTCAGTCAATAGCCTAGCTGATGCCTCGGACAacgaggaggaagaggaggaggaggaagaggaagaggaggaagaggaaggcccTGAAGCCCGAGAGATGGCCATGATGCAAGAAGGGGAGCATACAGTTACCTCCCATAGTTCCATCATCCACCGACTGCCG GGTTCTGACAACTTGTATGATGACCCCTACCAGCCGGAGATGACCCCAGGTCCTCTCCAGCCACCCGCAGCCCCAGCTCCCACCTCTACCACCTCTTCTGCCCGCCGCCGGGCCTACTGCCGCAACAGGGATCACTTTGCCACCATCCGTACTGCCTCCCTG GTCAGCCGTCAGATCCAGGAGCATGAGCAGGACTCAGCCCTGCGGGAGCAGCTGAGTGGCTATAAGCGGATGCGACGACAGCACCAGAAACAGCTGCTGGCCTTGGAGTCACGGCTGAGGGGTGAACGTGAGGAGCATAGCGCACGGCTACAGCGGGAGCTTGAGGCACAGCGGGCCGGCTTTGGGGCTGAGGCAGAAAAACTGTCCCGGCGGCACCAGGCCATTGGTGAGAAGGAGGCACGAGCCGCCCAGGCCGAGGAGCGAAAGTTCCAGCAGCACATCCTTGGGCAGCAGAAGAAAGAGCTAGCGGCCCTGCTGGAGGCACAGAAGCGAACCTACAAACTTCGGAAGGAGCAGCTAAAGGAG GAGCTCCAGGAGAACCCCAGCACACCCAAGCGGGAGAAGGCCGAGTGGCTTCTGCGGCAGAAGGAGCAACTCCAGCAGTgccaggcagaggaggaggcGGGGCTGCTGCGGCGACAGCGTCAGTACTTTGAGCTTCAGTGTCGCCAGTATAAGCGCAAGATGCTGCTGGCCCGTCACAGCCTGGACCAGGACCTGCTGCGGGAG GATTTGAACAAGAAGCAGACCCAGAAGGACTTGGAGTGTGCGTTGCTGCTGCGGCAGCATGAGGCCACGCGAGAGCTGGAGCTACGGCAGCTCCAGGCTGTCCAGCGCACACGGGCCGAACTCACCCGCCTGCAGCACCAGACAGAGCTGGGCAACCAGCTGGAGTACAACAAGCGGCGTGAGCAAGAGTTGCGGCAGAAGCATGCAGCCCAGGTTCGCCAGCAGCCCAAGAGCCTCAAAGTACGTGCAGGCCAGCGTCCCCCGGGCCTCCCGCTCCCCATTCCTGGGGCTCTGGGACCACCCAgcacaggcacccctagagaagAGCAGCCCTGCTCATCTGGCCAGGAGGCAGTCCTGAACCAAAGAAttctgggagaggaggaggaggaggaagcagttCCAGAGAGAAGGATTCTGGGAAAGGAAGGGGCTACCCTGGAGCCAGAGGAACAGAGGATATTGGGGGAAGAATCAGGAACCCCTAGTCCCAACCCACAAAAACATAGTTTGATTGATGAGGAAGGTTGGGGTCTGCCTGAGGAGGAGATAGAAGAGCTTAGGGTCCCATCCCTGGCGCCCCAAGAGAGGAGCATTGTGGGCCAGGAGGCAGCTGGGGAATGGAGGTTATGGGAGAAGCAGGACGGGAGCCTCCTGGATGAGGAATTTGAGCTTGGCTGGATCCCAGGCCCAGCGCTGACCCCAGTCCCCgaggaagatgaggaagaggaagagggggcgCCAATTAGGACCCCGAGGGATCCTGGAGATGGCTGTCCCTCACCAGACATCCCCCCTGAACCCCCTCCAACACGTCTGAGGCATGGCCCTATTAGCCAGCTCCCTGGACTCCTGTCCCATGGCCTCCTGGCTGGCCTCTCCTTTGCAGTGGGATCCTCCTCTGGCCTCCTGCCCCTGCTACTTCTGCTGCTGCTCCCACTGCTGgcagcccagggtgggggtggcctGCAGGCAGCGCTCCTGGCCCTTGAGGTCGGGCTGGTGGGCCTGGGGGCCTCCTACCTACTTCTTTGTACAGCTCTGCACCTGCCCCCCAGTCTGTTCCTCCTCCTGGCCCAGGGCACTGCACTGGGGGCTGTCCTGGGTTTGAGCTGGCGCCGTGGCCTTATGGGTGTCCCTCTGGGCCTTGGGGCTGCCTGGCTCCTAGCCTGGCCAGGCCTGGCTCTACCTCTGGCAGCTCTGGCAGCTGGGGGCAAATGGGTGCGGCAGCAGGGCCCCCGGATGCGCCGGGGCATCTCTCGACTCTGGCTGCGGGCTCTGCTGCGCCTGTCGCCTGTGGCCTTTTGTGCCCTACAGGGCTGTGGAGCTGTGGGAGACCGAGGCCTATTTGCACTCTACCCCAAGACCAACAAGGATGGCTTCCGCAGCCGTCTGCCCGTTCCTGGGCCCCGGCGGGGTAATCCCCGCACTGCCCGACACCCGCTAGCCCTGTTGGCGAGGTTTTGGACCCTGTGCAAGGGCTGGAACTGGCGCCTGGCACGGGCCAGCCAGGGTTTAGCCTCCCACTTGCCCCCTTGGGCTATCCACACACTGGCCAGCTGGGGCCTGCTCCGAGGTGAGAGGCCCAGTCGTATCCCCCGGCTGCTGCCCCGTAGCCAGCGCCGGCTAGTGCCCTCTGCCTCTCGCCAATCAGCGCCCGGGACTCTAATTGGGCGGCGATCCCGACCCCGCCAGTCCCGGGCCCTGCCTCCTTGGAGGTAA